GCAATAAGGCTTGGAGTTCTCTCGGAAGATTTCTGGTAATGGGCCATCATTATTCGCAGTGTTTAGGGATGGTGAGGAAGGGCCCTTCCTTGACTTCGTAGATAGGACATACGGTTATTATATACATACTAGTGCGAATGTATAAAGACTATTATAAAACCATCTTGTCAAAAATATTTCTACTAGCCTTCCTAAGGTAATAGGAAATCATGGGTTTTGAAACACCCAATTCTCTAGCTATTTCATCTATTTTTACACGCTTAGGCCAATCGAAATAACCCATATTGATAGCTATCTTCAGCACCTTACGCTCATAATCATCAAGATCGTAGAGGTATATTTCATTGAAGTTTTTAGTGATTATCCTCATTATCTCACTTCCATTACTTATCCTTTTATAGTCAAAATATTCCAATTTATTTTTATTTTTATGGCTTATTTCATCGATGATTTCGTCTATGGTACTCTTATCGTGATGTAAGAAGATAAAGGACTCGGCATTAGGCAATGCGATGATTGGCAGTAACGGTGTTGCACCATGCTTAATTAATGGATGAAGCACACCATGACCACTTTTTACACCGGAAATAATATAATACTTATTATTATCATCCTTATATAGCGGTAAGATGGATAGTTTTAGGAAATCCTTCTTTAGTGATTTAATAGCCATACTATCATTCTCTTTTTTGTCCACCTTAAAAAGTGCGAGTACTATGTTCATTTTATTATTAATTGGATAAGCATTTATTGATATAATGCGAGATTGCACGACCCTTGCAGTCGTAGCTAGTCCGCACTCGCTGTGAATCCTTAAAGTAACTAGATACATAGAGATACGTTACTCTTAGATCGAGAAAAATAAAAATATTACTACTTTTCCTATTTAAATGACACCTTTAATTATTAATCTATCTATATCTTCCTTACTATAACCAAGCTCTTTAAGTATTATCTCCGTGCTATCTCCAAGCTCAGGTGGATCCGCATCATTGTATCGTATCGTATCACTCTCTAATGGCGTTACTGGTACCTTAATCTGTTTTTGATTATAATTGATACTAATTAATTTTTTGGATGCATGAGGGTCATTCAATAAATCCCATGGTGTGTTCAGTACAGCGTAACTGATACCGTTTTGCCTTAGCATACGAATTAATTCATCGCTACGAAGCCTTCTTATGGTTTCTGCTATCATGGGTATAAGCTCACTTCTACGTTGATATCTTGCCTCATTTGTTGAGTACTCGGGTGATTCACATATGGGTAGTTTAAAGAGTTCACAGAATTTATGCCACTGAGCATCTGTGGTTATTGCTATGAATATTCTTTTACCATCAGCTGTCTCAAAGAAATCATAGATTGCCCACGCAAATCCCTCCTCATTCATAGGCTTCAGGGGTACAAATCCCCTGGCCTGGTAAGCAGCTATGTGTTGACCCATGAGGAACATGGCTGTCTCAAACAATCCAACCTTAATGAATGTGCCTTTACCGGTCCTCTCCCTCTCTAATAATGCATGAAGTACTCCGATTACCCCAAACATGGCCGCTGCAATATCTATGATAGAGGCCCCTAGCCTCATTGGCTTATTGCTTAAGCCATTCATGTAAGCAACCCCAGACTCAACCTCAATTGGGTAATCTAATGCATTCCTGTCCTCGTATGGCCCACTCCCGTAGCCCTTTATGGATAAGTAAATAATCCTTGGGTTAATCTTACTCAATACGGAATAACCAACACCTAATCTCTCCATGGTGCCATAGCCCATATTCTCAATTATAATATCCGACCTCTCAACTAATTTAAGAAATATCTCTCTACCCTCCTCTGTCTTCAGATTAAGTGTCATACTCCTCTTACCTCTGTTAAAGAATGCAAAGTTCCCCTCACTAGGCCCAGTAAAGTATCTCGCTATGTCCCCACGACCTGGTTGCTCTATCTTGATGACGTTGAAGCCTAGATCAGCGAGTATTAATCCAGCCGTGGGTCCTGCGACGATTTGCCCAAGCTCGAGCACTATGGGCTTTATCTCAAGAACCATGTAACTCACCCTTAATCTCATCTATGAGCCGCAGTAATTGGTCATAAGTTACAGCTCTACCTGTCCTTACGGCTGTATCCTTAACCTTCTTCATAAGCATTAATAATTCCTGATCGTTAAGGGATATACCGAACTCAGACAGCACTTTACGTAATGTGGACCTACCCACGTAAACATTCAGTGAATACCTCGCCTCCTTAAATACCCCAGGATAGGTTGCGTGTGTGCCGGCAGTTTGTACAGACACATTATCACCAAATACTGGGAAATTGTTTCTAAAGAATTCAATACCAATCTTATCGATTATTAATTTAGCTAAGTAGTTATATGCATCTCTAAGTTTTTCGAAATCAATGTTTATCCTGTAACCATCGTTTTTCAGTATCATGGCTATTGTGGCTAAATCGGCTATACCATTCCTCTCACCTATACCGTAGATCGTCGCATCCACATAATCAGCACCAGCGTATACTGAACTTATTGAGTTAGCCACCGCAGCACCCATATCATTATGACAGTGCACGCTGACCGGAATCTTTACAGTATGCTTCACATTATTTACAATATTGTACATGAATTTTGGCGTGGCCTTACCTAGGGAATCCGCAAGTTGA
This is a stretch of genomic DNA from Vulcanisaeta thermophila. It encodes these proteins:
- a CDS encoding helix-turn-helix domain-containing protein; the protein is MNIVLALFKVDKKENDSMAIKSLKKDFLKLSILPLYKDDNNKYYIISGVKSGHGVLHPLIKHGATPLLPIIALPNAESFIFLHHDKSTIDEIIDEISHKNKNKLEYFDYKRISNGSEIMRIITKNFNEIYLYDLDDYERKVLKIAINMGYFDWPKRVKIDEIARELGVSKPMISYYLRKASRNIFDKMVL
- a CDS encoding LeuA family protein; amino-acid sequence: MIIDDTLREGLQAPGISFTVEEKIELARLISNAGVDEAIVSHPSAHESEVEVTRTIVERNYFKYVFGLGRALKEDIDLIASTGANISTYVPFEPQLVNKSLDVIKYAVNTYGKGKLIIEVGITNITAYEPSSIVKLAKTLEELGVDRIQLADSLGKATPKFMYNIVNNVKHTVKIPVSVHCHNDMGAAVANSISSVYAGADYVDATIYGIGERNGIADLATIAMILKNDGYRINIDFEKLRDAYNYLAKLIIDKIGIEFFRNNFPVFGDNVSVQTAGTHATYPGVFKEARYSLNVYVGRSTLRKVLSEFGISLNDQELLMLMKKVKDTAVRTGRAVTYDQLLRLIDEIKGELHGS
- a CDS encoding CaiB/BaiF CoA transferase family protein codes for the protein MVLEIKPIVLELGQIVAGPTAGLILADLGFNVIKIEQPGRGDIARYFTGPSEGNFAFFNRGKRSMTLNLKTEEGREIFLKLVERSDIIIENMGYGTMERLGVGYSVLSKINPRIIYLSIKGYGSGPYEDRNALDYPIEVESGVAYMNGLSNKPMRLGASIIDIAAAMFGVIGVLHALLERERTGKGTFIKVGLFETAMFLMGQHIAAYQARGFVPLKPMNEEGFAWAIYDFFETADGKRIFIAITTDAQWHKFCELFKLPICESPEYSTNEARYQRRSELIPMIAETIRRLRSDELIRMLRQNGISYAVLNTPWDLLNDPHASKKLISINYNQKQIKVPVTPLESDTIRYNDADPPELGDSTEIILKELGYSKEDIDRLIIKGVI